From a region of the Ascochyta rabiei chromosome 22, complete sequence genome:
- a CDS encoding Pyrroline-5-carboxylate reductase, with protein MASSQESKPLTLTVLGSGTMGIAIMGGVMSSLAKAKTAAALDPSSAPKDTPNVSRFIACDTWKPAGGKVMEALGHYNFDLQTLANENLKGVQQADIILLSCKPYSYKEILGEEGMRDALKGKVIVSILAGVTQKQIQEFLYPEGAEKVEDACRVVRVMPNTASFVGESMSVIETSDPPLSDAQYKLVEFVFSSIGRVTTLPPANMDIATALCGSGPAFFALILEAAADGAVAMGLPRAEAQLMAAQTMRGTTGLVLNGEHPAVLKDKVSTPGGCTIGGLMSLENDGVRGAVATAIREACVVASRLGGEQREFVNHRR; from the exons ATGGCGTCTTCCCAGGAATCCAAGCCCCTCACATTGACCGTCCTCGGTTCGG GCACTATGGGCATTGCCATCATGGGCGGTGTCATGTCTTCTCTCGCCAAAGCCAAGACCGCCGCAGCCCTCGACCCCTCTTCCGCCCCCAAAGACACGCCGAACGTCTCCAGATTCATTGCATGCGACACATGGAAGCCCGCAGGGGGGAAGGTCATGGAGGCCCTTGGCCACTACAACTTTGACCTGCAAACGCTCGCCAACGAGAACCTCAAGGGTGTCCAGCAAGCAGACATCATTCTCCTGTCCTGCAAGCCATACAGCTACAAGGAAATCCTGGGAGAGGAGGGCATGCGCGATGCGCTGAAGGGCAAGGTCATCGTCAGCATCCTAGCCGGTGTCACACAAAAGCAGATCCAGGAATTCCTCTACCCAGAAGGCGCAGAGAAAGTAGAGGACGCATGCAGAGTGGTGCGCGTCATGCCCAACACCGCATCTTTCGTCGGCGAGTCCATGAGCGTCATCGAGACAAGCGATCCCCCGCTCTCAGACGCGCAGTACAAGCTCGTCGAGTTCGTCTTCAGCTCCATTGGCCGCGTTACAACTCTCCCGCCTGCAAACATGGACATCGCAACTGCGCTCTGCGGTTCAGGGCCCGCCTTCTTCGCGCTAATCCTCGAGGCTGCTGCGGACGGTGCGGTGGCCATGGGGCTGCCCCGCGCAGAAGCACAACTGATGGCTGCGCAGACCATGCGAGGCACCACAGGTCTGGTACTGAACGGTGAGCACCCTGCGGTACTGAAGGACAAGGTCTCGACACCAGGCGGTTGCACAATCGGTGGACTCATGTCGCTGGAGAACGACGGTGTCCGGGGTGCGGTTGCCACAGCAATCAGGGAGGCCTGTGTTGTTGCGTCGAGGTTGGGCGGCGAGCAGCGGGAGTTTGTGAACCACAGGCGCTGA
- a CDS encoding 54S ribosomal protein L12, mitochondrial, whose amino-acid sequence MSAPASRALRRCVCTARPVMGVRPAVGGAQQRIQRRWQSDAAAAPANPKIATIVDQISQLTLLETADLVSTLKTRLNIPDMPMGGFAAAGAAGPAAAAPVEEEEAAPAAAEKTLFNLKLEKFDAGSKPKVIKEIKSMLGLSLVDSKKFVESAPKMMKEGVPKEEAEKIVETLKALGATAIME is encoded by the exons ATGTCCGCCCCCGCATCTCGCGCCCTGAGGCGCTGCGTCTGCACCGCCCGTCCCGTGATGGGAGTTCGCCCGGCCGTTGGAGGAGCACAGCAGAGGATACAGCGGAGATGGCAGTCTGATGCCGCGGCGGCGCCTGCGAACCCCAAGATTGCGACAATCGTGGACCAGATCAGCCAATTGACGCTTCTGGAGACAGCTGACTTGGTCTCGACATTGAAG ACCCGCCTCAACATCCCCGACATGCCCATGGGTGGCTTCGCCGCAGCAGGCGCCGCCGGTCCCGCTGCCGCAGCCCCCgtcgaggaggaggaagccgcgcccgccgccgccgagaAGACTCTCTTCAACCTGAAGCTGGAGAAGTTTGATGCTGGGTCGAAGCCCAAGGTGATCAAGGAGATCAAGAGCATGCTGGGGCTGTCGCTTGTGGACAGCAAGAAGTTTGTTGAGAGCGCGCCGAAGATGATGAAGGAGGGTGTCCCTAAGGAGGAGGCTGAGAAGATTGTCGAGACGCTGAAGGCGCTCGGTGCGACAGCTATCATGGAGTAA